A genomic segment from Bradyrhizobium sp. CB1015 encodes:
- a CDS encoding VOC family protein yields MYDHIGLRVADLDAATRFYTAVLAPLGFVLCSSGDGYAGFGPKGEPALWLHLNEGRKADGVHIAFRAGDHDAVKAFHSEGLRSGGRDNGGAGPRRDYSPTYYAAFLIDPDGNNVEAVCP; encoded by the coding sequence ATGTACGACCACATCGGATTACGCGTTGCCGACCTCGACGCCGCCACGCGCTTCTACACCGCGGTGCTGGCGCCACTCGGCTTTGTCCTGTGCTCGAGCGGCGACGGTTATGCCGGCTTCGGACCGAAGGGCGAGCCGGCGCTGTGGCTGCACCTGAACGAGGGCCGCAAGGCCGACGGCGTCCACATCGCCTTCCGCGCCGGGGATCATGATGCGGTCAAGGCGTTTCACAGCGAGGGCCTCCGAAGCGGCGGCCGCGACAATGGCGGCGCCGGGCCGCGTAGGGATTACAGCCCGACCTATTACGCGGCGTTTCTGATCGATCCCGACGGTAACAATGTCGAGGCGGTTTGTCCGTAG
- the xylA gene encoding xylose isomerase, translating into MNASAKFFDASAPVAFGGKEAEGAPAFRWYDKDRLVHGRRLEDHLRFAVCYWHSFCWPGGDPFGGETFLRPWHHGTDAMAMARAKADVAFELFRLLDVPFFTFHDVDAAPEGSSLAESVANLNAIADLFEQKMATAKVRLLWGTANLFTHRRYMAGAATNPDPDIFTYAAGQVRAALEVTHRLGGQNYVLWGGREGYETLLNTDLKRELDQLGRFVSLVVEHKHKIGFKGPLLIEPKPKEPTKHQYDFDVATCYGFLERYDLLKDVKLNIEQNHAILAGHSFHHEVALAEALGVFGSLDINRGDDLLGWDTDQFAMNVPELALVFHEILNRGGFTTGGLNFDAKIRRQSIDPDDLIHAHVGSMDACARAFLAAADMLDAGTLNAPLAKRYEGWAGPEGRAILAGQRSLADLADRAMSAGFDPQPRSGRQEYLESLVNRYV; encoded by the coding sequence GTGAACGCGTCAGCCAAATTCTTCGATGCAAGTGCACCCGTCGCCTTCGGCGGCAAGGAGGCCGAAGGCGCGCCCGCCTTCCGCTGGTACGACAAGGACCGCCTGGTGCATGGCCGCCGGCTCGAGGATCACTTGCGCTTTGCGGTCTGTTATTGGCATTCGTTCTGCTGGCCGGGCGGCGATCCCTTCGGCGGCGAGACCTTCCTGCGGCCTTGGCACCACGGCACCGACGCAATGGCGATGGCGCGCGCCAAGGCCGATGTCGCCTTCGAGCTGTTCCGCCTGCTGGACGTCCCCTTCTTCACCTTCCACGACGTCGATGCGGCGCCGGAAGGGAGCTCGCTCGCCGAGTCCGTCGCCAACCTCAACGCCATCGCCGATCTGTTCGAGCAGAAGATGGCCACGGCAAAAGTCCGCCTGCTTTGGGGCACTGCGAACCTGTTCACGCACCGCCGCTACATGGCGGGCGCGGCCACCAATCCGGACCCTGACATCTTCACCTATGCCGCCGGCCAGGTCCGCGCCGCCCTGGAGGTGACGCACCGGCTCGGCGGTCAGAACTACGTGCTGTGGGGCGGCCGCGAGGGCTACGAGACGCTGCTCAACACCGATCTCAAGCGCGAGCTCGACCAGCTCGGCCGCTTCGTCTCGCTCGTCGTCGAGCACAAGCACAAAATAGGCTTCAAGGGCCCGCTCCTGATCGAGCCGAAGCCGAAGGAGCCGACCAAGCATCAATATGATTTCGACGTCGCCACCTGCTACGGCTTCCTCGAACGCTACGACCTGCTTAAGGACGTCAAGCTCAACATCGAGCAGAACCACGCCATCCTCGCCGGCCATTCCTTCCATCACGAGGTCGCGCTGGCCGAGGCGCTCGGCGTGTTTGGCTCGCTCGACATCAACCGCGGCGACGACCTGCTCGGCTGGGACACCGACCAGTTCGCGATGAACGTGCCGGAGCTGGCGCTGGTGTTCCACGAGATCCTGAACCGCGGCGGCTTCACCACGGGCGGGCTCAATTTCGATGCCAAGATCCGCCGCCAGTCGATCGACCCCGATGATCTCATCCATGCCCATGTCGGCTCGATGGATGCCTGTGCGCGCGCCTTCCTCGCCGCCGCCGACATGCTCGACGCCGGTACGCTCAACGCGCCGCTCGCAAAACGCTACGAGGGCTGGGCCGGCCCGGAGGGCCGCGCCATTCTCGCCGGCCAGCGTTCGCTCGCCGATCTCGCCGACCGTGCGATGTCTGCCGGCTTCGATCCGCAGCCGCGCTCCGGCCGGCAGGAATATCTGGAATCCCTGGTCAACCGCTATGTCTGA
- a CDS encoding SRPBCC family protein yields MASIHNDISLPASARDVWDAVRDFGALHRRLVPGFVTACTLDSDARIVTFANGSVAREVLVDCDDARRRLVYAINNERLRHYSASVQVIAEGETSCRLVWIIDMLPNELAPYVQGQTKEAVVAMHKAFPPAAG; encoded by the coding sequence ATGGCCTCCATCCACAACGACATCTCCCTCCCCGCCTCCGCGCGCGACGTCTGGGATGCGGTGCGCGATTTCGGCGCGCTGCATCGGCGGCTGGTGCCGGGCTTCGTCACCGCCTGCACGCTCGACAGCGATGCGCGCATCGTCACCTTCGCCAACGGCTCGGTGGCGCGCGAGGTGCTGGTCGATTGCGACGATGCGCGGCGGCGCCTCGTCTATGCCATCAACAACGAGCGGCTGAGGCATTACAGCGCCTCGGTGCAGGTCATTGCCGAGGGTGAGACGAGCTGTCGCCTCGTCTGGATCATCGACATGCTGCCGAACGAGCTAGCGCCTTACGTTCAGGGGCAAACCAAGGAGGCGGTGGTCGCCATGCACAAGGCTTTTCCGCCCGCGGCAGGCTGA
- a CDS encoding helix-turn-helix domain-containing protein, translated as MHATTLLTTPSISVSEFRCDAGPDDTPFAECRTGHSIAYVRSGSFGCHCRAGFFELVAGSMLIGAPGEEYTCTHEHVSGDVCLGFFFSEDLVDALGGRREIWQIGATPPLPELMVLGELAQTAADGNSDLGLDEIGQILAGRFVDAVSGKARKPATPTARDRRRAVEAALWIDDNSHAELDLERAAKQAGLSPFHFLRLFSSVLGVTPHQYLVRSRLRHAARRLADDDIAVTDIAYDVGFGDLSNFVRTFHRAAGVSPTKFRQASKGQRKILQEQLALN; from the coding sequence ATGCACGCCACCACGCTGCTGACGACGCCATCGATAAGTGTTTCCGAGTTTCGCTGCGATGCGGGACCGGACGATACGCCGTTCGCGGAATGCCGCACCGGCCATTCCATTGCCTATGTCCGCTCCGGCAGCTTCGGCTGCCATTGCCGCGCCGGCTTCTTCGAGCTGGTGGCGGGCTCGATGCTGATCGGCGCCCCCGGCGAGGAATATACCTGCACGCATGAGCACGTGTCCGGCGACGTCTGCCTCGGCTTCTTCTTCAGCGAGGACCTGGTCGACGCCCTCGGTGGGCGGCGCGAGATCTGGCAAATCGGCGCAACGCCGCCGCTGCCCGAGCTGATGGTGCTGGGCGAGCTCGCTCAGACGGCAGCAGATGGCAACAGCGATCTCGGCCTCGACGAGATCGGCCAGATCCTGGCCGGCCGTTTTGTCGACGCCGTCTCGGGCAAAGCGCGCAAGCCGGCCACCCCCACCGCACGCGACCGACGCCGCGCGGTGGAGGCCGCGCTGTGGATCGACGACAACTCGCATGCCGAGCTCGACCTCGAGCGGGCAGCCAAGCAGGCGGGCCTCAGCCCGTTCCATTTCCTGCGGCTGTTCTCGAGCGTGCTCGGCGTCACCCCGCATCAATATCTCGTGCGTTCGCGGCTGCGGCACGCCGCGCGCAGGCTTGCCGACGACGACATCGCCGTCACCGACATCGCCTATGACGTCGGCTTCGGCGACCTCTCCAATTTCGTCCGTACCTTCCATCGCGCGGCCGGCGTGTCGCCGACCAAGTTCCGCCAGGCATCGAAGGGGCAGCGCAAGATTCTCCAAGAGCAGCTTGCCCTCAACTGA
- a CDS encoding methylated-DNA--[protein]-cysteine S-methyltransferase, whose amino-acid sequence MVGRAYAIFDTAIGRCGIIWSGTGVVAVQLPEAREIDTRRRIFQVHPEAREQRQSENAELAIEGITGLLQGHDPDFSEVSLDAGGVPGFNRRVYEYACSIPRGETRTYQEVARALGASGASYSVAQAIAKNPFMLIVPCHRVLETGNYTDRLSPYGGVISKRRLLALEGAHPIASKTLFEVLLPVAPPRPST is encoded by the coding sequence ATGGTGGGGCGGGCTTACGCGATATTCGACACGGCCATCGGCCGTTGCGGCATCATCTGGAGCGGCACCGGCGTGGTCGCCGTGCAATTGCCGGAGGCGCGGGAAATCGATACCCGCCGCCGGATTTTCCAGGTCCATCCCGAGGCGCGGGAGCAGCGCCAGTCCGAGAACGCCGAGCTTGCGATCGAGGGCATCACGGGCCTGCTGCAAGGTCACGATCCCGATTTTTCCGAGGTCAGCCTGGACGCCGGAGGGGTACCCGGCTTCAACCGGCGCGTCTACGAATACGCCTGCAGCATTCCGCGCGGGGAGACGCGCACTTATCAGGAGGTCGCCCGGGCGCTGGGTGCCTCCGGCGCTTCGTATTCGGTGGCGCAGGCGATCGCGAAAAATCCCTTCATGCTGATCGTGCCCTGCCACCGGGTGCTGGAAACAGGCAATTACACCGACCGGCTCTCGCCCTATGGCGGCGTGATCTCCAAGCGACGGCTGCTGGCGCTCGAAGGCGCCCATCCCATCGCCAGCAAGACCTTGTTCGAGGTGCTGCTGCCCGTTGCCCCGCCGAGACCCTCCACCTAG
- a CDS encoding PAS domain S-box protein, with protein sequence MTDPLLLDAQIINDVADALICSDRSGTITRWNRASTALFGFTADEALGQNLDLIIPEHLRAAHWKGFDAALASGTMRLAGKPTLTRALHKSGRKLYIEMTFALVRDKDGAVQGSVAMARDVTERVERERAAKAAKNS encoded by the coding sequence ATGACCGATCCGCTCCTACTCGACGCACAGATCATCAACGACGTCGCGGACGCGCTGATCTGTTCCGATCGCTCCGGCACGATCACGCGCTGGAATCGCGCATCGACCGCCCTGTTCGGCTTCACTGCCGACGAAGCGCTCGGCCAGAATCTCGATCTGATCATTCCCGAACATCTGCGCGCCGCGCACTGGAAAGGTTTCGACGCCGCGCTCGCCAGCGGCACCATGAGGCTTGCGGGCAAGCCGACGCTGACCCGCGCGCTGCACAAGAGCGGGCGCAAGCTCTACATCGAGATGACGTTCGCACTGGTGCGGGACAAAGATGGCGCCGTGCAGGGATCGGTGGCGATGGCGCGCGACGTCACGGAGCGCGTCGAGCGCGAACGGGCGGCCAAGGCGGCGAAAAATTCGTGA
- a CDS encoding MATE family efflux transporter, translating into MSDIAEIPVDEQERPLPPPPPPIRSALTDGPILRTLLSLAWPNVIGLSAGICVVIAETSYVGRLGVEALAAMALVFPTIILTMTMSGGAMGGAVASAIARALGAGKRERAGALAVHAMLIGISFGLVFMLGMLIFGPRLLEMLGGRDDVLTHAIAYTQVFFGGAVLPWLLNTMAGILRGTGNMKLPSFLILNSAAWQIVLGGTLGLGLGPVPQLGMRGVAAGALIAYTMNIGIMSWYLFSGRARITLKLRGLRIQWAMFFDILKVGAIACFSPLQSVLTISIFTHMLAQFGTAILAGYGVGARLEFLLTSIAFSFGIACVPMVGMAIGAGNIARARRVTWIASAAAFVAVGAPACIVAMFPDLWINIFTDSAAVRAASHQYLSTVGPFYAFFGLATTMYFSSQGAAKVIGPVLAQTARLIYISAVGWWLTTHEATAQSFFWLAASSMVVLGLLSCSSVVLTRWGPRGSRTAIRPALSGAAD; encoded by the coding sequence ATGTCCGACATCGCCGAAATCCCGGTCGATGAGCAAGAGCGCCCGCTGCCGCCGCCTCCGCCGCCGATCAGGAGCGCGCTGACCGACGGGCCGATCCTGCGCACGCTGCTCTCGCTCGCCTGGCCGAACGTGATCGGCCTGTCGGCCGGCATTTGCGTCGTCATCGCCGAGACCTCCTATGTCGGCCGGCTCGGCGTCGAGGCGCTGGCGGCGATGGCGCTGGTGTTTCCGACCATCATTCTGACCATGACGATGTCCGGCGGCGCCATGGGCGGCGCGGTGGCCTCGGCCATCGCGCGTGCGCTCGGCGCCGGGAAGCGCGAGCGCGCCGGCGCATTGGCCGTGCACGCGATGCTGATCGGCATCAGCTTCGGCCTCGTCTTCATGCTGGGCATGCTGATCTTCGGGCCGAGATTGCTCGAGATGCTCGGCGGCCGCGACGATGTGCTGACGCATGCGATCGCCTATACGCAGGTGTTCTTCGGCGGCGCCGTGCTGCCCTGGCTGCTCAACACCATGGCCGGCATCCTGCGCGGCACCGGCAACATGAAGCTGCCATCGTTCCTGATCCTCAACTCCGCGGCCTGGCAGATCGTGCTCGGCGGCACGCTCGGCCTCGGGCTCGGCCCGGTGCCGCAGCTCGGCATGCGCGGCGTCGCCGCCGGCGCGCTGATCGCCTACACCATGAACATCGGCATCATGAGCTGGTACCTGTTCTCGGGCCGCGCGCGGATCACGCTGAAGCTGCGCGGCCTGCGCATCCAATGGGCGATGTTCTTCGACATCCTGAAGGTCGGCGCCATCGCCTGCTTCTCGCCGCTGCAATCGGTGCTGACGATCTCGATCTTCACCCACATGCTGGCGCAATTCGGCACCGCGATCCTGGCCGGCTACGGCGTCGGCGCGCGGCTGGAATTCCTGCTGACCTCGATCGCATTCTCGTTCGGCATCGCCTGCGTGCCGATGGTGGGGATGGCGATCGGTGCAGGCAACATCGCGCGCGCCCGGCGCGTCACCTGGATCGCCAGTGCTGCCGCCTTTGTCGCCGTGGGCGCGCCCGCATGCATCGTGGCGATGTTCCCCGATCTCTGGATCAACATCTTCACCGACAGCGCGGCCGTGCGTGCCGCGAGCCATCAATATCTCTCGACGGTCGGACCGTTCTACGCGTTCTTCGGCCTTGCCACGACGATGTATTTCTCATCGCAAGGCGCCGCCAAGGTGATCGGGCCGGTGCTGGCGCAGACGGCGCGGCTGATCTACATCTCGGCGGTCGGCTGGTGGTTGACCACCCACGAGGCCACCGCGCAGAGCTTTTTCTGGCTGGCTGCGAGCTCGATGGTCGTGCTCGGCCTGCTCTCATGCTCCAGCGTCGTGCTGACGCGCTGGGGACCGCGCGGCAGCAGGACTGCGATCAGGCCGGCTCTGTCCGGCGCCGCCGACTAA
- a CDS encoding LacI family DNA-binding transcriptional regulator has translation MAETLTPTALTLKDIAREAGVSLATVDRVLHNRPGVRPDTVRRVKDAIARNSFQPHVAAAELARGRARRFAFVMPSGPNPFMQQIEAYLGEMAAWLSARRLNVEMIATDVFEPAALAASLEALSGDYDGVAVVALDHPSVRAAINDLVDAGTKVVTLVSDVPSSRRHHYVGIDNIAAGRTAGALVGRLVGQRSGKVAIVAGSQGLRDHAERIFGFNQVMASEFPDLSVLPVLEGRDEDDRSEQLLARLLGKHADIVGLYNVGAGTQGVAKALNDKASGAAGRDKQVVFVGHDVTALTRRLLLQGVMDAAISQNPGHEARAAVRVLLALARGEPILSEQEKIRIDIVMRDNLP, from the coding sequence ATGGCCGAGACCCTCACCCCGACTGCGCTGACGCTAAAGGACATCGCCCGCGAGGCCGGTGTCAGCCTCGCCACGGTCGATCGCGTGCTGCACAACAGGCCGGGGGTCCGCCCGGACACGGTCCGGCGCGTCAAGGACGCCATCGCGCGCAATTCGTTCCAGCCGCATGTGGCCGCCGCCGAGCTCGCGCGCGGCCGCGCCCGCCGCTTCGCCTTCGTGATGCCGTCGGGGCCGAACCCGTTCATGCAGCAGATCGAGGCCTATCTCGGCGAGATGGCGGCCTGGCTGTCGGCCCGCCGCCTCAATGTCGAGATGATTGCAACCGACGTGTTCGAGCCCGCCGCGCTCGCGGCTTCGCTCGAGGCGCTGTCGGGCGACTATGACGGCGTTGCCGTGGTGGCACTGGACCATCCGAGCGTCCGCGCCGCGATCAACGACCTCGTCGATGCCGGCACCAAGGTCGTGACGCTGGTCTCGGACGTGCCGTCCTCGCGCCGCCACCATTATGTCGGCATCGACAACATCGCTGCGGGCCGCACCGCCGGCGCGCTGGTCGGGCGGCTGGTCGGCCAGAGGTCCGGCAAGGTCGCGATCGTCGCGGGCTCGCAGGGCCTGCGCGACCATGCCGAGCGCATCTTCGGCTTCAACCAGGTGATGGCGAGCGAATTCCCCGATCTCAGCGTGCTGCCGGTGCTGGAAGGGCGCGATGAAGATGATCGTTCGGAGCAGCTGCTGGCGCGGCTGCTCGGCAAGCATGCCGACATTGTCGGCCTCTACAACGTCGGCGCCGGCACGCAGGGCGTCGCCAAAGCGCTGAACGACAAGGCCTCTGGCGCGGCCGGGCGCGACAAGCAGGTGGTGTTCGTCGGGCACGACGTCACCGCGCTGACGCGCCGATTGCTGCTGCAGGGCGTGATGGATGCCGCGATCTCGCAGAACCCCGGACATGAAGCGCGCGCGGCCGTCCGCGTGCTGCTCGCGCTCGCCCGGGGCGAGCCGATCTTGAGCGAACAGGAGAAGATCAGGATCGACATCGTGATGCGGGACAATCTGCCCTAG
- a CDS encoding ATP-binding cassette domain-containing protein has translation MTKADATPVLELTGIGKEFGAIRALHDVDMQVWPGEVVGLMGDNGAGKSTLVKIIAGNFRPTHGEMRFAGSAVHFNRPVDARAVGIEVVYQDLALADNLTAAANVFLGRELKRRFGPIALLDHKAMASRALELFGELRSETRPDDLVRQMSGGQRQAVAIARTRLSNARLVMMDEPTAAISVRQVEQVLGLIHRLKEQGVAVMLISHRMPDVFAVCDRVVVMRRGEKRADKPIHQTSPEEVTALITGAKEAA, from the coding sequence ATGACGAAGGCTGACGCGACACCGGTGCTCGAGCTCACCGGCATCGGCAAGGAGTTCGGCGCGATCCGCGCGCTGCACGACGTCGACATGCAGGTCTGGCCCGGCGAGGTGGTCGGCCTGATGGGCGACAACGGCGCCGGCAAGTCGACGCTCGTGAAGATCATCGCCGGCAATTTCCGCCCCACACATGGCGAGATGCGCTTTGCCGGCAGTGCGGTGCATTTCAACCGGCCGGTCGACGCCCGCGCCGTCGGCATCGAGGTCGTCTACCAGGACCTCGCGCTCGCCGACAACCTGACGGCCGCTGCCAACGTCTTTCTCGGCCGCGAGCTGAAGCGCAGGTTCGGACCCATCGCCTTGCTCGACCACAAGGCGATGGCCTCGCGCGCGCTGGAGCTGTTCGGCGAGCTGCGCTCGGAGACGCGCCCCGACGATCTCGTCAGGCAGATGTCGGGCGGCCAGCGCCAGGCGGTCGCGATCGCGCGGACCCGGCTTTCCAATGCGCGGCTGGTGATGATGGACGAGCCGACCGCCGCGATCTCGGTGCGCCAGGTCGAGCAGGTGCTCGGCCTGATCCACCGGCTGAAGGAGCAGGGCGTCGCCGTGATGCTGATCTCGCACCGCATGCCCGACGTGTTCGCCGTGTGCGACCGCGTCGTCGTCATGCGGCGCGGCGAGAAGCGCGCCGACAAGCCGATTCACCAGACCTCCCCCGAGGAGGTCACCGCCCTCATCACCGGTGCAAAGGAGGCGGCGTGA
- a CDS encoding helix-turn-helix domain-containing protein produces the protein MDQQKLDRAIGRRLKTLRTQAGMTLNELAGRSGVSRAMIGRVERAQSSATAALLNKLCAALDVTLSDVVALTEKPPERLVRLADQPLWRDPDSGYRRRHASPPDAASGIEIIVVDLPAGARVSYSPWGRNAFTQQLLMLEGAIAVHIDTKAVRLREGDCLDFDVMRAVIFENETKQDARYVIITRRGASYGKM, from the coding sequence ATGGACCAACAGAAACTCGACCGCGCCATCGGTCGGCGCCTGAAGACGCTGCGGACGCAGGCGGGCATGACGTTGAACGAGCTTGCTGGCCGCTCCGGGGTCAGCCGGGCCATGATCGGGCGGGTGGAGCGGGCGCAGAGCAGTGCGACGGCGGCGCTGCTCAACAAGCTCTGCGCCGCGCTCGACGTCACGCTCAGCGATGTCGTCGCGCTCACCGAGAAGCCGCCGGAGCGCCTGGTGCGGCTTGCCGACCAGCCGCTCTGGCGCGACCCCGACAGCGGCTATCGCCGGCGGCACGCCTCGCCGCCGGATGCGGCCAGCGGCATCGAGATCATCGTCGTCGACCTGCCGGCCGGCGCCCGCGTCTCCTACAGCCCGTGGGGCCGCAACGCCTTCACCCAGCAGCTCCTGATGCTGGAGGGCGCGATCGCCGTGCATATCGATACCAAGGCGGTGCGGCTGCGCGAGGGCGATTGTCTCGATTTCGACGTGATGCGCGCCGTGATCTTCGAGAACGAAACCAAGCAGGACGCGCGCTACGTCATCATCACGCGGCGCGGCGCGTCCTACGGCAAGATGTGA
- a CDS encoding DUF1003 domain-containing protein, whose amino-acid sequence MHKDITHDSGEGLSPTLERNIRALVARRRREQQAASGQDKVADAITAFTGSMIFVYLHLAVFGFWIIANLHWIPGVPAWDESFVVLAMIASVEAIFLSTFVLISQNRMTAAADKRADLDLQISLLAEHELTKMARLLTQISERLDVKPDAERDLEEAARDIAPERVLDKIEETRS is encoded by the coding sequence GTGCATAAGGACATCACCCATGATTCCGGCGAGGGGCTGAGCCCGACGCTCGAGCGCAACATTCGGGCGCTGGTGGCGCGGCGGCGCCGCGAGCAGCAGGCGGCAAGCGGCCAGGACAAGGTCGCCGACGCGATCACGGCCTTCACCGGCAGCATGATCTTCGTCTACCTGCACCTTGCCGTGTTCGGGTTCTGGATCATCGCCAACCTGCATTGGATTCCGGGCGTTCCGGCCTGGGACGAGAGCTTCGTCGTGCTGGCGATGATCGCCTCGGTGGAGGCGATCTTCCTCTCCACCTTCGTGCTGATCTCGCAGAACCGCATGACCGCGGCGGCCGACAAGCGCGCCGATCTCGATCTTCAGATCAGCCTGCTCGCCGAGCACGAACTGACCAAGATGGCCCGCCTGCTCACCCAGATTTCCGAGCGGCTCGACGTCAAGCCGGACGCAGAGCGCGACCTGGAGGAAGCCGCCCGGGACATTGCCCCCGAGCGCGTGCTCGACAAGATCGAGGAGACGCGCTCCTGA
- the xylB gene encoding xylulokinase: MYLGIDIGTSGVKAVLVSEAGAVTATAARELVLSHPAPLWSEQDPDAWVDAAVGAIDDLAARHPREVGQVRGIGLSGQMHGATLLGEDGRPLRPAILWNDGRSQAECAALERRCPSLHAIAGNLAMPGFTAPKLLWVARHEPKIFDRVAKVLLPKAYVRYRLTGEMVEDMSDAAGTLWLDVGLRRWSALLLHATGLDLHHMPRLVEGSAVSAVLAPEYAQRWGMAKNIVVAGGAGDNAASAIGLGAIAPSDAFLSLGTSGVLFRVTDRFAPAPASAVHAFCHALPGLWHQMGVMLSAAASLAWLAGVMETPAAALLAPLGERVDAPSPVQFLPYLDGERTPHNDAAASGAFVGLRGATGRSEIVQAVLEGVAFAARDNLAALSTASGPIAEVDLVGGGSRSPLWAQICADVLGMPVHRVEEGEVGAALGAARLGRLAATGENPADVCTRPRRLASFTPRPSVAAAYDEAYRRWRALYPALKESS; encoded by the coding sequence TTGTATCTCGGGATCGACATCGGCACGTCCGGTGTGAAAGCGGTGCTCGTAAGCGAAGCCGGCGCGGTGACCGCGACGGCGGCGCGCGAGCTTGTGCTGTCGCACCCGGCGCCGCTGTGGTCCGAGCAGGATCCCGACGCCTGGGTCGATGCGGCCGTCGGCGCTATCGACGATCTCGCCGCACGCCATCCGCGCGAGGTTGGGCAGGTGCGCGGCATCGGGCTGTCGGGTCAGATGCATGGCGCGACGCTGCTTGGCGAGGACGGCCGCCCGCTGCGTCCGGCCATTCTCTGGAACGACGGCCGCTCGCAGGCCGAATGCGCAGCGCTGGAGCGGCGCTGTCCCTCGTTGCACGCGATCGCCGGCAATCTCGCGATGCCGGGCTTCACCGCGCCGAAGCTGCTCTGGGTGGCACGGCACGAGCCGAAGATCTTCGACCGCGTGGCAAAGGTGCTGCTGCCGAAGGCCTATGTCCGCTATCGCCTCACCGGGGAAATGGTCGAGGACATGTCGGACGCCGCCGGCACCCTGTGGCTCGACGTCGGCCTGCGCCGCTGGTCCGCGCTGCTGCTGCATGCCACCGGGCTCGATTTGCATCACATGCCGCGTCTCGTCGAGGGCAGTGCGGTGAGCGCGGTGCTCGCGCCTGAATACGCGCAGCGCTGGGGCATGGCGAAGAATATCGTGGTCGCGGGCGGCGCCGGCGACAATGCGGCCAGCGCGATCGGGCTCGGTGCCATCGCACCTAGCGATGCCTTCCTGTCGCTGGGAACGTCGGGCGTCCTGTTCCGCGTCACCGATCGCTTCGCTCCGGCGCCGGCCTCGGCCGTGCACGCCTTCTGCCACGCACTGCCCGGCCTCTGGCATCAGATGGGCGTGATGCTGTCGGCCGCGGCCTCGCTCGCCTGGCTCGCCGGGGTGATGGAGACACCGGCCGCAGCGCTCCTGGCGCCGCTCGGCGAGCGCGTCGATGCACCAAGCCCGGTCCAGTTCCTGCCGTATCTCGACGGCGAGCGCACGCCGCACAACGATGCCGCCGCCAGCGGCGCCTTCGTCGGCCTGCGCGGCGCGACCGGGCGCTCAGAGATCGTGCAGGCCGTGCTCGAAGGCGTCGCCTTTGCCGCGCGCGACAATCTGGCGGCGCTGAGCACAGCCAGCGGGCCGATCGCCGAGGTCGATCTCGTCGGCGGCGGCTCGCGCTCGCCGCTCTGGGCCCAGATCTGCGCCGACGTGCTCGGCATGCCCGTCCACCGCGTCGAGGAAGGCGAGGTCGGCGCCGCGCTCGGCGCAGCGCGGCTCGGCCGGCTCGCCGCGACCGGCGAGAACCCCGCGGACGTCTGCACGCGCCCACGGCGGCTCGCAAGCTTCACACCCCGCCCGTCCGTCGCTGCGGCCTATGACGAGGCCTATCGGCGATGGCGCGCGCTTTATCCCGCATTGAAGGAGTCTTCTTAA
- a CDS encoding GNAT family N-acetyltransferase, whose translation MQIRTGDTYDRRVVALLDHHVTAARAQTAPGSAHALDLAGLRAPDVAFWTGWDGETLVATGALKTLSADHGEVKSMHTLQTRRRRGYGGQMLRHIIAEARGRGMTRLSLETGSWDYFKPAHALYLAHGFVACHPFEGYVEDTNSLFLTLDLLAPAHR comes from the coding sequence ATGCAGATCCGCACCGGCGACACCTATGATCGGCGCGTCGTCGCGCTGCTCGATCATCACGTCACGGCCGCGCGGGCGCAGACGGCGCCGGGCAGCGCCCATGCGCTTGATCTGGCGGGCCTGCGTGCACCCGACGTCGCGTTCTGGACCGGCTGGGACGGCGAGACGCTGGTCGCCACCGGCGCGTTGAAGACGCTTTCGGCTGATCACGGCGAGGTCAAGTCGATGCACACGCTGCAGACCAGGCGGCGGCGCGGCTATGGCGGCCAGATGCTGCGCCACATCATCGCGGAAGCCCGCGGGCGCGGCATGACGCGGCTCAGCCTCGAGACCGGCTCGTGGGACTATTTCAAGCCGGCGCACGCGCTCTATCTGGCGCACGGTTTCGTCGCCTGCCATCCGTTCGAGGGCTATGTCGAGGATACCAACAGCCTGTTCCTGACGCTGGACCTGTTAGCGCCGGCGCACCGATAG